The Candidatus Binatia bacterium nucleotide sequence TGGTGATCGAAGCGACCCGCCTCCCACGGAGTCTCAGTCGCCATCGTGCGTTTCTAACGGCCCGCCTGCGCCGCCGCGACCCACATGAGCACGACGAAGGCGAAGTTCTTGACCACCATGCCCGCCGGGTCGTGGATAACGTGCCGGGCGAATATGATCCCATTCGTGTTCAAGGCGACCAGCAGCGCCGTCTGCGTCAGCGCCGCAAGGAACGGCTGCCATCCGCTCAGCACCCAGAGCGCCAGACCGCACTCGACGACGCC carries:
- a CDS encoding DoxX-like family protein yields the protein GVVECGLALWVLSGWQPFLAALTQTALLVALNTNGIIFARHVIHDPAGMVVKNFAFVVLMWVAAAQAGR